The Deferribacter autotrophicus genomic sequence TGAAGTTTCATTGCATAGATTGAACTAACCTGTAATGCATCTTCACAAATTAGTATCCCGGCCTTAAGATACCTAGTACTGAAAACACAAAATGAATTGCCCGCTGTAAAATATCTTCCCTCTTCAAACATTGTATAATCAGGCAAATAAACCTTCCTATGAATATACTTCAATTCCCTATCTTCAAAATAAAAAGCCGCATTGTATAAAAGATAATCCTCATCCTCATAGACACCACCAACTACGATAGAAATATATTTGGAAAACTCTTTCAACTCTTTTATTATATGGGAATGTATATTAAGACTTGTCTCTTCCACCAAATCTCTTAAAAAATAACCTGTAAGAGATAATTCTGGAAAAACAATCACATCAGATTTTGATTCAATAGCCTTTTCGATTAACTCGAAATGTTTTTCTGCATTTTTATTTAAATCACCCAAAACCGGACTCATCTGCGCTAAAGTTACCTTTACCATATTTCACCACTCATAATTTATTAAATTAGTTATCTCTACAACACATCCTTACAACATCTAAAACCTTTACTACCCCTACTACTATTTCCCTACTTACCCATTTCCCTCACAAAAGTTCCACTTTTTCCGCCTGTTTTTTTCAAAAGCATGATATCCGAAATTACCATTTCTTTATCCACCGCCTTGCACATGTCATATATGGTCAAAGCCGCAATAGACACTCCTGTGAGAGCTTCCATCTCAACTCCAGTTTTACCACTAAGCTTTACTGTACAATCGATTCGTATTCTGTTTTTTTCTTTTTCAGGGGTAAAAAATATCTCAACTCCAGTTATATTTAAAGGATGACACATAGGAATCAAATCTGATGTCCTTTTCACTCCCATAATACCTGCTACTCTTGCCACCTCAAAAACATTCCCTTTCTCAATTTTCTTATCCACAATCATCATCAACGTTTCTGGCTTCATATAAATATAGCCGCAGGCATGTGCCTCCCTTTTCGTAACGGCCTTTTCCGTTACATCCACCATCTTACTTCTGCCTTCTTCATCAAAATGAGTAAATTTCATAGTTCCCTCTTTATGATTTTATTTCAGCAAATAACGAATTCAAAGAAACATTGCTCTCAACATAATCCCAAATCTTACCATCAACATTTTTAATTTCAAAAAACCTGTTATCCATATCAGTATATCTCAATTTTGCATATAATTCAGTATTTTTACCTTTTTTATTTTTGTCATAAATATAAATCTCATAGTACTTGGACTGTTCCATAAACATCTTAAAGAACACCACTTCCAAAAATTGCTTCAATAAATCTTGAAAAGGGTTTTCTTTCTTTTTTATCTTCACACCCTTTTTTATATTCCAAAAATAGTAAAGTTCGACCCTTAATGTACCATTAAATTTCTTTACACTTTTCAAACCAAAATTCGGAACATATCCCATATCTAAAAAAAACTTAGATTCCGTCATATTGAAATTAAATCTTTGGATAAGGCTTTTAAGATCAATCTGCAGTTTCTTTAGCTGGTAAGGACCTCTTTTAACTTCTTTTTTAAGCGTATATCTCATTTCAATATTCTTTTTAAGAACAAATCCTGTCCTTACATTGTTATATTTTACCTTATACCATTTATCATCATAATCTTGGATTACAATAATTTTCGAATCCCTATATAATCTTCTCAATTTTTTTGACTTTATATTAGGCTCTTTATAAACGTAGGTAGTTACTTTCACCTTTGCTAAGGTTTCAATAAATTTTGTCACATTATCAGATTTTGAGGACGCATTATCACCAGCAATAGCAGATATTGAGAAGCAAAAGAAAAAAAGCAAAAATATTAAAAGTTTTCTAAACATTGAATCTAAAATAGATGATATCACCATCTTTTACAATATATTCTTTTCCTTCAAGCCTTAATTTACCAAGCTCTTTTATTTTTTGCATCGATTTATATTCTTTAAAGGTTTCAAAGTCAACCACTTCAGCCCTGATAAATCCTCTCTCGATATCTGAATGAATTTTCCCTGCTGCTTTTACCGCTGGAGTACCCTCTTTTATTGTCCAAGCTTTTACCTCTTTTTCTCCAGCAGTAAAAAATGTGATTAGACTTAAAAGCTTATACCCCTCCATTATCATATACTCCAGTCCAGATCTCTCTAATCCCATCTCTTTCAAAAACTGTTTCGCCTCTTCTTCATCAAGCTCAGTCAGTTCCGCCTCTATTTTACCACAAATCTTTACCACCCTTGCATTCTCTTTTTCAGCAATCTCCTTTACTGCTTTAACATAATCGTTATCCTCATATAGACCTTCTTCATCAACATTTAATACATACATCATCGGTTTTAGAGTCAATAAGTTGTACTCTTTCAGTAATTCCTTTTCATCTTCATTCACAATATTTTTCAGCATCACCCCAAGGGAGGCTCGGTTATAAATATCTTTCAAAACCTTCGCTTTTTCTTTAAGCTCTTTATTTCCACTCTTTGCATTCTTTTCCACCTTTACAATGGCCCGTTCAAGTACTTCCAAATCTGCCAATAAGAGCTCTGTATTTATTATCTCAATATCATTTTTAGGATCAACTCTACCATTTACATGCACAATATTTTCATCTTCAAAGCATCTAACCACATGGGCAACGGCATCAACCTGTCTTATATTAGAAAGAAATTGATTCCCTAACCCTTCACCTTTACTCGCACCTTTTACAAGCCCAGCAATATCAACAAACTCTATTGTTGTAGGGGTAACCTTTTTAGGTTTTATATGCTCAGCTATAAAATCCAACCTATCATCCGGAACATTTACAATACCCACATTGGGATCTATAGTGCAAAATGGATAGTTTGCACTATCTGCCTTCGCTCTTGTAAGTGCATTAAAAATTGTCGATTTCCCTACATTCGGTAAACCGATTATTCCACAATTAAATCCCATTTCAACCTCACCTTTTAAATAATACTATTTTAATAAAATATTATAATGAGATTCTTCTCAGGCCACATTCGAATCTCTGAGAGTTATGCACCTTTCTTTAGTTGTATTGCTTTCTATACACTTACAACCAAAATCAGAAAACTTATCAATTTTGAAGTCCTATACCAAGGACCCGGCCGAAGAATCTCGTTTCTCAAACATAAAATTGTATAATATACAAAAAAAGGCCGCTTTTAAGCGGCCTTTTTGTTAAAGTAATGGAGCAATAATTAGAGAAACAATACTCATTAATTTTATCAAGATATTCATAGCAGGACCGCTGGTATCCTTGAATGGGTCACCAACTGTATCCCCAACCACAGCAGCCTTATGCGCTTCTGAACCTTTTTTCTCTCCAGGAATCTCACCCTTTTCAATCGCCTTTTTGGCATTATCCCAAGCACCGCCGGCATTAGCCATTAATAATGCAAGTAATACACCTGTAACTGTTGCACCAGCCAACATACCACCAAGAGACTCTTTGCCGATTCCAAAGCCTACGATTATTGGAGCAATAACTGCTATCACACCTGGTAAAACCATCTCTCTTAAAGCAGCTTTAGTTGAAATATCTATACATGTTTTTGAATCAGGTTTTACACCTGGTTTGCCTTCAAGTAAGCCTGGAATTTCTCTAAATTGTCTTCTAATCTCTTCTACCATTTCTCCAGCAGCTTTACCAACCGATGTCATAGTAAGTGCTGCAATCAAAAATGGTAAAAATCCACCAATAAGCATACCTATAACAACATTTGGATGAGTAATATCTATAATATCAATTTTTGCACTACTGCTGTATGCCGCAAAAAGTGCCAATGCTGTCAGAGCTGCTGAACCAATCGCAAAACCTTTACCAACTGCTGCAGTTGTGTTACCCAATGCATCAAGACTATCTGTGATCTTTCTTACCTCTGGACCAAGTTCAGCCATTTCTGAAATACCACCAGCATTATCAGCAATTGGTCCATACGCATCAACAGTCATTGTAACACCAACAGTGGCAAGC encodes the following:
- the moaC gene encoding cyclic pyranopterin monophosphate synthase MoaC, which codes for MKFTHFDEEGRSKMVDVTEKAVTKREAHACGYIYMKPETLMMIVDKKIEKGNVFEVARVAGIMGVKRTSDLIPMCHPLNITGVEIFFTPEKEKNRIRIDCTVKLSGKTGVEMEALTGVSIAALTIYDMCKAVDKEMVISDIMLLKKTGGKSGTFVREMGK
- the ychF gene encoding redox-regulated ATPase YchF, yielding MGFNCGIIGLPNVGKSTIFNALTRAKADSANYPFCTIDPNVGIVNVPDDRLDFIAEHIKPKKVTPTTIEFVDIAGLVKGASKGEGLGNQFLSNIRQVDAVAHVVRCFEDENIVHVNGRVDPKNDIEIINTELLLADLEVLERAIVKVEKNAKSGNKELKEKAKVLKDIYNRASLGVMLKNIVNEDEKELLKEYNLLTLKPMMYVLNVDEEGLYEDNDYVKAVKEIAEKENARVVKICGKIEAELTELDEEEAKQFLKEMGLERSGLEYMIMEGYKLLSLITFFTAGEKEVKAWTIKEGTPAVKAAGKIHSDIERGFIRAEVVDFETFKEYKSMQKIKELGKLRLEGKEYIVKDGDIIYFRFNV
- a CDS encoding SH3 domain-containing protein; translated protein: MFRKLLIFLLFFFCFSISAIAGDNASSKSDNVTKFIETLAKVKVTTYVYKEPNIKSKKLRRLYRDSKIIVIQDYDDKWYKVKYNNVRTGFVLKKNIEMRYTLKKEVKRGPYQLKKLQIDLKSLIQRFNFNMTESKFFLDMGYVPNFGLKSVKKFNGTLRVELYYFWNIKKGVKIKKKENPFQDLLKQFLEVVFFKMFMEQSKYYEIYIYDKNKKGKNTELYAKLRYTDMDNRFFEIKNVDGKIWDYVESNVSLNSLFAEIKS
- a CDS encoding nitrilase-related carbon-nitrogen hydrolase, with protein sequence MVKVTLAQMSPVLGDLNKNAEKHFELIEKAIESKSDVIVFPELSLTGYFLRDLVEETSLNIHSHIIKELKEFSKYISIVVGGVYEDEDYLLYNAAFYFEDRELKYIHRKVYLPDYTMFEEGRYFTAGNSFCVFSTRYLKAGILICEDALQVSSIYAMKLQKAEVIFVISNSPTRGLEENKFYSKDFWYTALKYMSLSCNAYTVFVNRVGVEEGVTFWGGSVIFSPMGEIIKECCLFDKEIATTRLDKDEVRRARIVSPFLKDDKASIIAKLIR